Genomic segment of Pongo pygmaeus isolate AG05252 chromosome 1, NHGRI_mPonPyg2-v2.0_pri, whole genome shotgun sequence:
TTAATACAACTTGTTCTCTCTCCCCTTAAGCATGTTTAAAACAACGTAAAGCATAGATGCttgtctgaaagaaaaagaaatcatttgcaCAGCctctgttttccagcttggtGCCCTTTGATGGGTGGTGAGTGGTAGCGATGTGGCCCAGTGAGATGGCACAGTCACTCTTCCTGCAGGTCAGAATCTTCCTAGGCTGTTGCTCTTCCAAGGTACTCTGAGTCCTGAGATGGTGGCCTGGGGTTTTGTTTCCTAAGAAGTAGTTGCCATTATTTTGATTCATCCTACTGTTctaaccaaaacaaaaaccaaaaaactccaAATGGTAACAGATATTCATATACCTGGAAATCCAAGTCAGTGAGTGTCACGTGGCTTCCAGATTTGCACTGTGCTGCAGTAGTCTTTCTTTATTCCCGGCAGGTGTACTTTTGCATGTGATGGGAGATGCCCTGGGGTCTGTGGTTGTGGTAATCACAGCCATCATATTCTATGTGCTTCCCCTGAAGAGTGAGGACCCGTGTAACTGGCAGTGTTACATTGACCCCAGCCTGACTGTCCTCATGGTCATCATCATTTTGTCATCTGCCTTCCCGCTCATCAAGGAGACCGCTGCCATTCTGCTACAGATGGTCCCAAAAGGAGTCAACATGGAAGAGCTGAGTAAGTAGACTGAATTTTGATCCAGAACCACTCTCAATTTAATGTTATTCAGGCCAAAGGACAAGCATTATTTAAGAGCAGTGTTTGAGTTATGTATTCTGAAATACCTTAAATCACCAGGTGGTAGAGACGTCATCATATGTTTTATAGCCTGTTAAGATGACTCAGCTCCAAGTACCAAAGGTCCTTTGCAATCCGTGATTCTCTGACTCAACTGCAAATTTTTAAGAATGCAATACTtggtctgggcgcagtggctcatgcctgtaatcctggcactctgggaggccgaggcgggtgagtcacctgaggtcaggagttcaagaccagcctgaccaacatggtgataccctgtctctactaaacatacaaaaaattagccaggcgtggtagcatgcacctgtaatcccaactactcgggaggctgaggcaggagaattgcttgaacccaggaggcggaggttgcagggagccgagattgcaccactgcactgcagactggatgacagagggagactctgactcaaaaaaaaaaaaaaaaaaaaaaaaggaaaggaaaaaaagaaaggaatgcaatgcttGGATAATACCTATTCCTGGGCTACTTACTTTCATgtcaaagatttattttaattcaaataagGCCATTTCTgccaagaaatttattttattctccttatTCTAAAAACACAAATCATTCATATTCTAGACCCTGCTTTCTAGTTAATGCGGGCATGCAAGTCACTGTGTCTCTCACAACACTGCCCAGAGCTGCAGGCAGAGCAGGTggtgggagagggaaggagacagaagagCAGACATACAGCATTGCCTTTGCCTTCCCAGGAGCTAGTTCGTTTCCCAATAGAGGAAATAAGATAAACATATACAAAGAAATTTGTGATACATACTGGATATGTTTTTAGTAAAGTAATGtatttaaaaacagatattttttttaaatagagggcTACTTtttgtgactcatgcctgtaatctcaccactttgggaggctgaagtggaaggattgcataaggccaggagttcaagaccagcctgggcaacatagtgagacctcatttttagaaaaataaaaaaaattactttttataaataaataaaaaagtaaagtttgtagtgtatgcctgtggtcccagctactcagtaggttgaggtgggaggatcactggagccctggagtttgaggctgtagagAGCCATaaatatgccactgcactccagcctgggagacagggcaagactctgtctctaaaaaaaaaaacaaaaaaaaaactccactttttttttgttattactataagatagtaataacaatagcaatattTTCATAGCATTTATTGCATGCTGGAAATGTAAGtcttctaagtgctttacttataataatgcattttaatccttaaaataatacaaaaaggtactattatcatttctattatacagataaggaaactgaggcacagagaggttaggtaattgCCTAACGTCATGCAGTTAGTAAATGTCTAAACTAGGATTCAAACTAGCTGACTGCAGAGCCTTTGCTCAAATCAGTATTGAATACCATCTCTCTAAATACATACTCATTTTCGAAAGTATAGAAAATACACAGGAGCctaaatgagaaaatagaaatcTTTCATAATTTGACCGTGGAAACTaccactgttaatattttctGCTATATGCGGTGTAAAAAGAAAGATCATACCATATACACAGTTTAGCaatttgctttttcacttaaaaatacctTATGTACATTTTCTCATATTCTTAAATATGCAACTTACTTTTAAACAACTATATCCTATTCCATTACATAATTGACTTAACTATTTCCTTGTTGTTTCCATCTTCTTAATGAACACAAGGAGCATTGTCCAAACCACTCTTGTACATACatatttggttatttcttttagGTTAAACTTTTAGTACTAGAATTGCTAGTAAAGGTTTTTTTTGATCCATGTTGCCAAATCATCCCTTTTAAGAAAAGGCATTGCACTTTATACTACTATGGGAAGTTCATTCAAGTGTCCATTCCCTTGTATACTCAGCAACCCTGGGaattttttcttgtcattgttaGACTTACTTTCTTAAATGACTTTGTGTGGGCTAGCAATGTGTGGAGAAAGAAGGTTAAGGGCAAATGTACCCATAGAGGTAGAACTAATTTCTTCCTGCTGTTCTTAGTAAGTATGCAGCCATTTTGGTGAGAATGCTTAACGGGACCATATCCCTCCTGTAGTTCCATGTTTCAAATGCAGCGCTCACCTTGGCTTTTGTTTGCTCTTCTCTGTTATAGTGAGTAAACTCTCTGCTGTGCCTGGAATTAGCAGTGTACATGAAGTGCACATCTGGGAACTTGTAAGTGGAAAGATTATTGCCACTCTGCACATCAAGTATCCTAAGGACAGGGGATATCAAGATGCCAGCACAAAAATTCGAGAAATCTTCCACAGTGCAGGAATCCACAATGTGACCATCCAGTTTGAAAATGTGGACTTGAAGGAACCCCTGGAGCAGAAGGACTTACTGTTGCTCTGCAACTCACCCTGCATCTCCAAGGGCTGTGCTAAGCAGCTGTGTTGTCCCCCCGGGGCACTGCCTCTGGCCCACGTCAATGGCTGTGCTGAGCACAATGGTGGGCCCTCTCTAGACACATATGGAAGTGATGGCCTCAGTAGAAGAGACGCAAGAGAAGTGGCTATTGAAGTGTCTTTGGATGGTTGTCTGAGTGACCACAGACAAACTCTTAACACAACTCAGGAGGACCAATGTTATGTCAACAGCACGCATTTTTAATCTGGTACCCACATAATCAGACCATATAGATGAGGCACTTTGGAACCACAAGCTTGGCTCACAAAAAGAGCTTTCCGTGTTGTAGGCCCAGACCAGACTTGCAGCGTGCATGCTCTGTGTTCACTAGGGGTTGGCTGTTTGGGATTTTAGTTAAACGTGTCTGTGAATTTTTATGTAActaactcctttccattcccctgggTGTCTCATGCTGCTCTTTGACTGTTTCAGCTTGAACATGCATTTTCTAAAGCAAACTGCACTAGTGTATATATCGGGGACATTGAAGTCTGGGACTGGGGCTCAATAGCTGCGGATACAGTGTTCAAAGAAGTTCTTGTTTCTAAACTGATTAGAACTTCTAGCTAATGCTCAGGTGAGATCATAGCTTAAATACATTGAAAAAACTAAAGTACCACAACAGCTGTATGTTTCCCAATCCCCTTAACGATCATAAAAGAGGCAAGTTAAGTATTTCTGGCACTGaagacatatttttttctttgattcatttttgaataaatataaaatgaataactaTTAAGGTAGAAAATATTCTCAGAACATTCTAGAGGAGGTAAAGGTTAGTAGGAGGGCGTTGGCCATCTCTATATTTTGTGAGGTGAGAGAAAACTAATGTTTACTTTCTGCTGTGAACTGAACTGCAACTATAGAATGTTTCAAATGCttaaatatataatacttttttttcacATGGAAGTGAGGGAATATTTCAGCTTCTTTAAGTATGACACAGATATTCATATGCTGTCTTTTAGAGTCAGTATAGTTGGAGCTGTTTTCATTTAGTGCTTTGATaatgatttacttatttttccaaatttccttTGACTTTTCTTTCATACGATTGCATTGATCTATGCAGCATTTACCAGAAAAGAGTATTCCTGGGATAGCAGAATGCATAACACTGAGTGTTAATTCTTGTGAAATAAATAAGCTAGATTGCCTTCTCTTTAATTagacatattttaaagtatttattatagTTGTCAACTAGTAACTCAATGAAAAAGTTGATGTCCAAGGGAGAAATGAGAATTAGCTTAATTGCTGCCTTTAATGTGTTTTTGAGgaacttaaaattttctttcatgtcTCTGATCCATATTACCaagttcaaataaaatttttataatcgGATTCAGACCCATAACCAAACTATGTTGGTAGTAGAGAAGCATCTGTCATGTATTTAACACATTGCTCGGACATCGGTATTTAAATCAGAACAGTCTCACAGGTATGAGAAAATGGGAGGTGCCTCACTAGACAACTAGTATCATCTCTGGTAGACTGCAAGATTGTCTGAAAATAACCAGCTCTTAGTGTGTAAAGTCCTGTTTAGAATCTGCACAGGATTTATCAGAGGTGCTAGGTCGATAATGAAGGCAGCATCCACAATTTTTTAGAACAAACATCATATTTAAACGATTTATCTTAGTCCTAAATTTGAAGGCTAAAATAAATAAGCAGCTATGATCAGTAAGataggaaattattatttttttcttttttgtagagacagggtcttgctatgttgcccaggctggccttgaactcctagcctcaagtgactctcctgccttggcctcccaaagcactgggagaacaggcatgagccactgcacctggccaggaaattCTTTATTCCTTGAAAATGTACTTATCTGAGTTTAAATTGGCTGTGAAGTAGGTAAATAGAAAAATgcctaaaaatgtttttatttctaggaGCTTATTGGGCTAGGTTATTTGCACTTTATAAGCTCAAAGGGGTTAATAAGtaagaatttctatttttagtattaaAAGTGTGGCATGTACTCACACAAAACAGTGGATCCTCTTAAGAAACTCagcatggccgggcgcggtggctcacgcctgtaatcccagcactttgggaggccgaggcgggcggatcacaaggtcaggagatcgagaccacggtgaaaccccgtctctactaaaaatacaaaaagttagccgggcgtagtggcgggcgcctgtagtcccagctacttgggaggctgaggcaggagaatggcgtgaacccaggaggcggagcttgcagtgagccgaaatcgcgccactgcactccagcctgggcgacagagcgagactccgtctcaaaaaaaaaaaaaaaaaaaaaaaaaaagaaactcagcaTGGAGATCAGTGGGCCAGATTCTCCTACATAAACATTGGTTGAAATTCCTTAGagccaaaaaagaaatttttctctGACTTCCAAATCTGAAGGTCTAATTTGATTTCACATCATTCTGCCTTTATTAAAAGGGAAAATTATAATTTCACAGTTTTTGTGCAACTGGCTGAAGGAATGGATATTAGTTTGCATTTAAACACTGTTCTTtaatctctaaaatatttttctgggtaAGAAAAGGCACTTAATTCCACTATAATTAAACCTAACTTCAGAAAAGTATCTTGATAGACAGTTATACCAGATTATGGCCTGGAGTCAATATGAAATAATACCTTTTTAAGACAGTTTGGCTGACTGCATTTAATAACGTCCAATCATGCTAAGTGCAATAATTTTGTATTGGGTTGAGTGGCTTGCATTTGCCACCTGTGGCACGGTGATGCCTGCTGTATGCTATTTTCACTTGGGTTTCACTCTCTCTTTAATTGTCCTGCCTTTTGATTCTCCCAAGGAACTAcaagagttttctttttccctttaaatCAGCCGTGCTTGGTGGCAGTAGCAGCTGATAAATAGATTTAAAACAGCACTGTTTTCCTTTAAGATTAGAAAAACACTGGCACTCAGTTTGGTGCTCCTGTATACTTAGGTTATTTACAGAAaatcccctccccaccctgcctttttttaaagaactgacataactttttgtttttgtttttgtttgtttgtttttttgagacggagtcttgctctgtcgcccaggctggagtgcagtggcgctatctcggctcactgcaagctctgcctcctgggttcatgccattctcctgcctcagcctcccgagtagctgggactacaggtgcccgccaccacgcccagctaattttttgtatttttaatagagacggggtttcaccatgttagccaggatggtctcgatctcctgacctcatgatccgcccgcctcagcctcccaaagggccgggattacagaggtgagccactgctcccggccagaactgacataatttttaaagtctatGACATATTTTGTGTGTCAGGTCAGGGACCAGTTGTCCTGTGTGCTAACCTGTCCTTCTACACGGCCCTACTGCACTTCTGTTTCTATAGaaacagtcctttccacattattttaGCACTGACCATAGGAAATACTATGTCTGCTTCATTTTCTGACTCTCAacattgtttttgaaaatataattaattttttttcatgatatTGGGCCATTATGAATACCCACAGATAGGCTCCATTGttggcagaaaataaaattactctcTAACTTCCtgataaaatatcaataaagtaGGGAGATATTATTTGAGGAACAATTAAGAATATTCTccatatttagttcttttttttttttttgtgccatTGGCAGAGCAAATTCCAGTGGTGGTAAATCAAGAACTCTAAAGTTCAGTAGAAAGAGGTATTTTGAATGTTAAGGAAATCACTGAGGTAGATTTGGGATTAC
This window contains:
- the SLC30A10 gene encoding calcium/manganese antiporter SLC30A10 isoform X1; this encodes MGRYSGKTCRLLFMLVLTVAFFVAELVSGYLGNSIALLSDSFNMLSDLISLCVGLSAGYIARRPTGGFSATYGYARAEVVGALSNAVFLTALCFTIFVEAVLRLARPERIDDPELVLIVGVLGLLVNVVGLLIFQDCAAWFACCLRGRSRRLQQPQQLAEGCAPGAFGGPQGAEDPRPAAAPTAPGSDSAVTLRGTSVERKREKGATVFSNVAGDSFNTQNEPEEMMKKEKKSEALNIRGVLLHVMGDALGSVVVVITAIIFYVLPLKSEDPCNWQCYIDPSLTVLMVIIILSSAFPLIKETAAILLQMVPKGVNMEELMSKLSAVPGISSVHEVHIWELVSGKIIATLHIKYPKDRGYQDASTKIREIFHSAGIHNVTIQFENVDLKEPLEQKDLLLLCNSPCISKGCAKQLCCPPGALPLAHVNGCAEHNGGPSLDTYGSDGLSRRDAREVAIEVSLDGCLSDHRQTLNTTQEDQCYVNSTHF
- the SLC30A10 gene encoding calcium/manganese antiporter SLC30A10 isoform X3 produces the protein MGRYSGKTCRLLFMLVLTVAFFVAELVSGYLGNSIALLSDSFNMLSDLISLCVGLSAGYIARRPTGGFSATYGYARAEVVGALSNAVFLTALCFTIFVEAVLRLARPERIDDPELVLIVGVLGLLVNVVGLLIFQDCAAWFATYTQHKVSSLNAGDSFNTQNEPEEMMKKEKKSEALNIRGVLLHVMGDALGSVVVVITAIIFYVLPLKSEDPCNWQCYIDPSLTVLMVIIILSSAFPLIKETAAILLQMVPKGVNMEELMSKLSAVPGISSVHEVHIWELVSGKIIATLHIKYPKDRGYQDASTKIREIFHSAGIHNVTIQFENVDLKEPLEQKDLLLLCNSPCISKGCAKQLCCPPGALPLAHVNGCAEHNGGPSLDTYGSDGLSRRDAREVAIEVSLDGCLSDHRQTLNTTQEDQCYVNSTHF
- the SLC30A10 gene encoding calcium/manganese antiporter SLC30A10 isoform X2 is translated as MMKKEKKSEALNIRGVLLHVMGDALGSVVVVITAIIFYVLPLKSEDPCNWQCYIDPSLTVLMVIIILSSAFPLIKETAAILLQMVPKGVNMEELMSKLSAVPGISSVHEVHIWELVSGKIIATLHIKYPKDRGYQDASTKIREIFHSAGIHNVTIQFENVDLKEPLEQKDLLLLCNSPCISKGCAKQLCCPPGALPLAHVNGCAEHNGGPSLDTYGSDGLSRRDAREVAIEVSLDGCLSDHRQTLNTTQEDQCYVNSTHF